The following coding sequences lie in one Oncorhynchus kisutch isolate 150728-3 linkage group LG27, Okis_V2, whole genome shotgun sequence genomic window:
- the LOC109865350 gene encoding mitochondrial ubiquitin ligase activator of nfkb 1-A-like isoform X1, which yields MSCDQNKKPILPAKTTSVFERPVTRGVRRHGVECVLGGGMEEFPVRTVEGLCLGTSLAISGFFYYVYRKKRKTVDKLNDAPQLTLDGKLADLLNVTPGKCLQYVVIEGAVQPLGEPLRSQFQEGTVGVVQKLMLREHKLVWNSLSHTWTDSERVLHQRVNAVPFSLVGSGQANVRVLCPLEASGLEMEIIHEKFHQATYGFTDIIGQYLSGEKPKGQLETEEMLKVGATLTGVGELILDTDRVLKLRPPTDGSEYFLTTADFESLRLEQEGQAVVWQVLASVFALAGSAILFWLGHRYYRSLRVRWDQERFERLGAGGTGEGSTAGDTQEGSGEQAPLENACVICLTQPRSCVLLECGHVCCCYSCYQALPQPTCPICRQAIKRVVPLYQA from the exons GCCTGTTACCAGGGGGGTGAGAAGACACGGTGTggagtgtgtgttggggggggggatggaggagtTTCCAGTGAGGACGGTGGAAGGGCTGTGTCTAGGCACCAGCTTGGCTATATCTGGTTTCTTCTACTACgtctacaggaaaaagaggaaaaCGGTGGACAAGCTCAAT GATGCACCACAGTTGACTTTGGATGGGAAACTGGCAGACCTTTTGAACGTGACACCGGGAAAGTGTCTGCAGTATGTTGTCATTGAAG gggcagTGCAGCCTCTGGGGGAGCCTTTGAGGAGTCAGTTCCAGGAAGGCACTGTGGGGGTGGTGCAGAAACTTATGCTGAGGGAACACAAGCTGGTGTGGAATAGCCTGTCTCACACCTG GACGGACAGTGAGCGTGTGCTGCACCAGAGGGTGAACGCGGTGCCCTTCAGCCTGGTCGGGTCGGGCCAGGCCAACGTGAGGGTGCTGTGTCCCCTGGAGGCCTCGGGTCTAGAGATGGAGATCATCCATGAGAAGTTCCACCAGGCCACCTATGGTTTTACCGACATCATCGGGCAGTACCTCAGTGGAGAGAAGCCCAAAGGCCAGCTGGAGACTGAGGAGATGCTCAAG GTTGGCGCCACTCTGACAGGTGTAGGCGAGCTCATCCTGGACACCGACCGGGTGCTGAAGCTCCGCCCGCCCACTGACGGCTCGGAGTACTTCCTCACCACGGCAGACTTTGAGTCCCTGCGGCTGGAGCAGGAGGGCCAAGCGGTGGTCTGGCAGGTCCTGGCCTCTGTGTTCGCCCTGGCCGGGTCAGCCATCCTCTTCTGGTTGGGCCACCGCTACTACCGCAGCCTGAGGGTCCGCTGGGACCAGGAACGGTTTGAGAGGTTGGGTGCTGGTGGGACGGGGGAAGGGTCTACGGCTGGGGATACACAAGAGGGGTCTGGGGAGCAGGCACCCTTAGAAAATGCCTGTGTGATCTGCCTGACCCAGCCGCGTAGCTGTGTGCTGCTGGAGTGTGGGCACGTGTGCTGCTGCTACAGCTGCTACCAGGCCTTGCCCCAGCCCACCTGCCCCATATGCCGGCAGGCCATCAAGAGGGTGGTGCCCCTCTACCAGGCCTGA
- the LOC109865350 gene encoding mitochondrial ubiquitin ligase activator of nfkb 1-A-like isoform X2 yields MEEFPVRTVEGLCLGTSLAISGFFYYVYRKKRKTVDKLNDAPQLTLDGKLADLLNVTPGKCLQYVVIEGAVQPLGEPLRSQFQEGTVGVVQKLMLREHKLVWNSLSHTWTDSERVLHQRVNAVPFSLVGSGQANVRVLCPLEASGLEMEIIHEKFHQATYGFTDIIGQYLSGEKPKGQLETEEMLKVGATLTGVGELILDTDRVLKLRPPTDGSEYFLTTADFESLRLEQEGQAVVWQVLASVFALAGSAILFWLGHRYYRSLRVRWDQERFERLGAGGTGEGSTAGDTQEGSGEQAPLENACVICLTQPRSCVLLECGHVCCCYSCYQALPQPTCPICRQAIKRVVPLYQA; encoded by the exons atggaggagtTTCCAGTGAGGACGGTGGAAGGGCTGTGTCTAGGCACCAGCTTGGCTATATCTGGTTTCTTCTACTACgtctacaggaaaaagaggaaaaCGGTGGACAAGCTCAAT GATGCACCACAGTTGACTTTGGATGGGAAACTGGCAGACCTTTTGAACGTGACACCGGGAAAGTGTCTGCAGTATGTTGTCATTGAAG gggcagTGCAGCCTCTGGGGGAGCCTTTGAGGAGTCAGTTCCAGGAAGGCACTGTGGGGGTGGTGCAGAAACTTATGCTGAGGGAACACAAGCTGGTGTGGAATAGCCTGTCTCACACCTG GACGGACAGTGAGCGTGTGCTGCACCAGAGGGTGAACGCGGTGCCCTTCAGCCTGGTCGGGTCGGGCCAGGCCAACGTGAGGGTGCTGTGTCCCCTGGAGGCCTCGGGTCTAGAGATGGAGATCATCCATGAGAAGTTCCACCAGGCCACCTATGGTTTTACCGACATCATCGGGCAGTACCTCAGTGGAGAGAAGCCCAAAGGCCAGCTGGAGACTGAGGAGATGCTCAAG GTTGGCGCCACTCTGACAGGTGTAGGCGAGCTCATCCTGGACACCGACCGGGTGCTGAAGCTCCGCCCGCCCACTGACGGCTCGGAGTACTTCCTCACCACGGCAGACTTTGAGTCCCTGCGGCTGGAGCAGGAGGGCCAAGCGGTGGTCTGGCAGGTCCTGGCCTCTGTGTTCGCCCTGGCCGGGTCAGCCATCCTCTTCTGGTTGGGCCACCGCTACTACCGCAGCCTGAGGGTCCGCTGGGACCAGGAACGGTTTGAGAGGTTGGGTGCTGGTGGGACGGGGGAAGGGTCTACGGCTGGGGATACACAAGAGGGGTCTGGGGAGCAGGCACCCTTAGAAAATGCCTGTGTGATCTGCCTGACCCAGCCGCGTAGCTGTGTGCTGCTGGAGTGTGGGCACGTGTGCTGCTGCTACAGCTGCTACCAGGCCTTGCCCCAGCCCACCTGCCCCATATGCCGGCAGGCCATCAAGAGGGTGGTGCCCCTCTACCAGGCCTGA